Proteins encoded within one genomic window of Spirulina major PCC 6313:
- a CDS encoding HAD-IA family hydrolase, whose amino-acid sequence MTKTKVIFLDAVGTLFGVQGNVGKVYGKIAREFKVQAPSDAINEAFYKSFSQASPLAFPDTPLMELPEREYQWWYDIAKITMESVGVLEQFDDFDHFFNRLYGYFALPDAWFVYPDVKKMLYAWRENDIELGIISNFDTRIYALLDVFGLTSYFKTITLSSVSGVAKPNPKIFQVALRKHHCAPNQAMHVGDSVENDYKGAKAAGLRPYLLKRDPIVIPNPDD is encoded by the coding sequence ATGACGAAAACGAAAGTCATTTTTTTAGATGCCGTTGGCACATTATTCGGGGTGCAAGGGAATGTGGGCAAAGTGTATGGCAAAATCGCCCGCGAATTCAAAGTTCAGGCCCCATCGGATGCCATCAACGAAGCCTTTTACAAAAGTTTTAGCCAAGCCAGTCCCTTAGCCTTCCCCGATACGCCGTTGATGGAATTGCCCGAACGCGAATATCAATGGTGGTACGACATTGCCAAGATCACAATGGAATCCGTGGGAGTGTTGGAACAATTCGACGACTTTGATCACTTCTTCAATCGGCTGTATGGCTATTTCGCCCTCCCGGATGCCTGGTTTGTATATCCCGATGTCAAAAAAATGCTCTACGCTTGGCGGGAAAATGACATCGAATTGGGGATCATTTCTAACTTCGATACCCGGATTTACGCCCTCTTAGACGTGTTTGGATTGACCAGTTACTTTAAAACCATTACCCTATCTTCCGTCAGCGGCGTTGCCAAACCCAATCCTAAAATCTTTCAGGTGGCCTTGAGAAAACACCATTGTGCGCCCAACCAAGCGATGCACGTTGGCGATAGTGTCGAAAACGATTATAAAGGAGCCAAAGCAGCGGGACTCAGACCCTATTTACTCAAACGTGACCCGATTGTTATTCCGAATCCGGACGACTAA